A stretch of Eleutherodactylus coqui strain aEleCoq1 chromosome 2, aEleCoq1.hap1, whole genome shotgun sequence DNA encodes these proteins:
- the LOC136610146 gene encoding tigger transposable element-derived protein 1-like — translation MSDVARSYQMNCSTIGTILKNKDRIMEHVRRSVPMHSTIISKKHGKVIEELENLLSIWKEDCHQKRKPLSLILIQEKALSLFEDVKTKYGEEAADVTFTASHVWFNRFKARNNFHNIKVTGEAASADTVAAQEFPATLKEVIKEGAFSPQQIFNVDETGLYWKKMPDRTYISKEDKCMPGFKPAKDRLTLLLGGNTAGDMKIKPLHYAENPRALKNIAKASLPVVWKSNQKAWVTLAMFQDWFYHHFIPEVERYCRNKNIPFNILLLLDNALGHPFLDDFHANVKIVFLPSNTTSLLQPMDQGAIATFKKYYLRCTFRQALKATEGDSGMTLHEFWKNFTIFNAVKNIDASWRKITTATMNGVWKKLFPMFVHDSPSLAKLQAEEQNVVDNLVSISEKLDLDLEEQDFHKYFAVYNQELTNEDLMELENQRKEEEKRTNWKWNQHRTISRPR, via the coding sequence ATGTCTGATGTTGCACGCTCATACCAGATGAATTGTTCTACCATCGGTACCATTCTCAAGAACAAGGATAGGATCATGGAACATGTGAGAAGGTCAGTGCCTATGCACTCTACTATTATTAGTAAGAAACATGGAAAAGTGATAGAAGAACTTGAAAATCTTCTGAGCATTTGGAAGGAGGATTGTCATCAGAAAAGAAAGCCACTAAGCTTAATACTGATTCAAGAGAAGGCTTTAAGTCTTTTTGAAGATGTAAAGACAAAATATGGGGAAGAAGCAGCAGATGTGACCTTTACTGCAAGTCATGTGTGGTTTAACCGCTTCAAGGCACGTAATAACTTCCATAACATAAAGGTGACTGGAGAGGCGGCAAGTGCAGATACGGTAGCAGCCCAGGAGTTCCCCGCTACACTTAAGGAAGTTATCAAAGAAGGTGCGTTTTCACCTCAGCAAATATTTAATGTTGACGAAACAGGCCTTTATTGGAAAAAGATGCCAGACAGAACCTACATCAGTAAGGAAGATAAGTGTATGCCTGGCTTCAAACCCGCAAAGGACAGACTAACGCTCCTGCTTGGCGGTAATACCGCAGGAGATATGAAGATCAAGCCATTGCATTATGCTGAAAACCCAAGAGCCCTGAAAAATATAGCTAAGGCCTCACTTCCTGTTGTGTGGAAGAGTAACCAAAAAGCCTGGGTAACTCTTGCTATGTTTCAAGACTGGTTTTATCACCATTTCATCCCCGAGGTTGAACGGTACTGCCGGAATAAGAACATTCCCTTCAACATTCTTCTCCTTTTAGATAATGCACTGGGCCACCCTTTCCTGGATGACTTTCATGCAAATGTGAAGATAGTTTTCCTGCCATCCAACACTACCTCCCTACTCCAGCCGATGGACCAGGGGGCCATTGCAACCTTCAAGAAATACTATCTCCGTTGCACGTTTCGTCAGGCACTGAAGGCAACTGAGGGTGATTCTGGGATGACATTGCATGAATTTTGGAAGAACTTCACTATCTTTAATGCCGTAAAGAACATTGATGCTTCATGGCGTAAAATTACCACAGCCACCATGAATGGGGTTTGGAAGAAACTGTTCCCCATGTTTGTCCACGACTCCCCTAGTTTAGCGAAGCTACAGGCAGAGGAACAAAATGTAGTCGACAACTTAGTGAGCATCAGCGAGAAGCTTGACCTTGATCTTGAGGAACAGGACTTCCATAAATATTTTGCTGTGTACAATCAGGAGCTAACAAATGAAGATCTCATGGAACTGGAAAACCagaggaaggaggaagaaaagaggACGAACTGGAAGTGGAACCAGCACCGAACCATTTCCAGACCAAGATGA